In the genome of Polaribacter sp. MED152, one region contains:
- a CDS encoding SusC/RagA family TonB-linked outer membrane protein: MKKFKLLLIGILLSSSFATFAQQTVRGVVKEQSSGEILPGVSVVVKGTTRGTETDFDGNFSIERVNTGDVLVFRYLGYANKEVTLGTNFNLTVLLEESSEQLEEIVVVGYGTTTVKDATGSVEAITAKEFTKGNIVTPENLLSGRVAGVNITTSGAPGSGSQIRIRGGSSLNASNDPLIVIDGLPLSGINLSSINPNDIESFSVLKDASATAIYGSRGANGVIIITTKKGRSDYSLDYDFQVAFGEIKDRINVFSADEFRNIIAQQRPQDVGLLGSANTNWQDEVLQKSVSTQHNLSVRGQVFNRIPTRLSVNFSEIEGNILTSQFDRANVSLSMNPSFFDDHLKVSLNYNRAFVNSRSADAGQINAALRYDPTQPVYDSSSPFGGFYQHINRTPGGILIENGTRNPVAALLQNNNTSNTFRQFGNFKVDYKLHFLPEVTATFLVGFDKSTEEGSFFSPLNSPANYTDLFVGAEGTFLNEFNNENLDAYLNYTNTFGKVKLDAMVGYNYQSFNGSGNNTGNLRNPNDAGFTTYTNTPVVLIGFIGRTNFTFNEKYLLTLNYRRDGTSRFGPENRWGDFGGAALAWRISDEDFLKDSKVFSDLKLRASYGLNGQQEGISGDLYLDRYRFGNQGSGYIFGGNPIQSTIPSERSNLRWEDVATIEVGVDFGLFDNKFTGSINAFQKNSTNLISDAPVADGSNFTNRVLQNIGDLQVNGLEFSLNADLVRTEDMNWNFNFNATYLDREIKELALGQDITVGGIAGGTGNFIQLFREGFAPNSFYVFKQLYDTAGNPIEGAYADLNGDGIINTQDRYLKGNPQADFTFGFQSNFNYKNFDLAFNLRASVGNYVYNNVNSSLAQYDLLQDNAVLGNIPTSVLDTNFNSTSDVIISDYYLENASFLRMDNITLGYTFDRPIKKFASNSIRLWAGMQNVFTVTNYSGLDPELAGNGIDNTNYPRPRTFLVGANIKF; encoded by the coding sequence ATGAAAAAATTTAAATTATTGTTAATTGGAATTCTTTTATCCTCGTCTTTTGCAACGTTTGCGCAGCAAACTGTAAGAGGTGTTGTAAAAGAACAATCATCAGGAGAAATATTACCTGGTGTTAGTGTGGTAGTTAAAGGAACAACAAGAGGTACAGAAACCGATTTTGATGGGAACTTTAGTATTGAAAGAGTAAATACAGGTGATGTACTTGTATTTAGATATTTAGGGTATGCCAACAAAGAAGTTACATTAGGTACTAATTTTAATTTAACAGTACTATTAGAGGAATCATCTGAACAATTAGAAGAAATTGTAGTTGTTGGTTATGGTACAACTACTGTTAAAGACGCTACAGGTTCTGTAGAGGCAATTACAGCCAAAGAGTTTACAAAAGGTAACATTGTTACTCCAGAAAACTTATTAAGTGGTAGAGTTGCAGGTGTAAACATTACAACTAGTGGTGCACCAGGTTCTGGATCTCAGATTAGAATTCGTGGAGGTTCTTCTTTAAATGCTTCTAATGATCCGTTAATCGTTATTGATGGTTTACCATTATCAGGAATTAACTTATCTAGTATTAACCCAAATGATATTGAGTCTTTCTCAGTATTAAAAGATGCTTCTGCAACTGCAATTTATGGTTCAAGAGGTGCAAACGGAGTTATTATCATTACTACTAAAAAAGGTAGAAGTGATTATTCTTTAGATTACGATTTTCAAGTTGCTTTTGGTGAAATAAAAGACAGAATAAATGTGTTTAGTGCAGATGAATTTAGAAACATCATTGCACAACAAAGACCACAAGATGTTGGTTTATTAGGTTCAGCTAATACAAATTGGCAAGATGAAGTTTTACAGAAATCTGTATCTACACAACATAATTTAAGTGTTAGAGGTCAAGTATTTAATAGAATACCTACAAGACTATCTGTTAACTTTTCAGAAATTGAAGGTAATATTTTAACGTCTCAGTTTGATAGAGCTAACGTTTCTTTATCTATGAATCCATCATTTTTTGATGATCATTTAAAAGTAAGTTTAAACTATAATAGAGCATTTGTAAACTCAAGATCTGCAGATGCAGGTCAAATAAATGCTGCTTTAAGATACGATCCTACACAACCTGTTTATGATTCTAGCTCTCCTTTTGGAGGATTTTATCAACACATTAACAGAACTCCTGGAGGAATTTTAATTGAAAATGGTACTAGAAATCCTGTTGCTGCTTTACTACAAAACAACAACACATCTAACACTTTCAGACAATTTGGTAACTTTAAAGTAGATTATAAATTACATTTCTTACCAGAAGTAACTGCTACTTTTTTAGTAGGTTTTGACAAATCTACAGAAGAAGGTTCTTTCTTTAGCCCATTAAATAGCCCTGCAAATTATACAGATCTATTTGTAGGTGCAGAAGGTACTTTCTTAAATGAATTTAATAATGAAAACTTAGATGCTTACTTAAACTATACCAATACTTTTGGTAAAGTTAAACTAGATGCAATGGTTGGTTACAACTATCAATCTTTTAACGGTTCAGGTAACAATACAGGAAATTTAAGAAACCCTAATGATGCAGGTTTTACAACATATACAAACACACCAGTAGTTTTAATTGGTTTTATAGGTAGAACAAACTTTACGTTTAACGAAAAATACTTATTAACGTTAAACTATAGAAGAGATGGTACTTCTAGATTTGGCCCAGAAAACAGATGGGGAGATTTTGGAGGAGCTGCTTTAGCATGGAGAATTAGCGATGAAGATTTCTTAAAAGACAGCAAAGTATTTTCTGATTTAAAATTAAGAGCCAGTTATGGTTTAAATGGTCAGCAAGAAGGTATTAGTGGAGACTTATATTTAGATAGATATCGTTTTGGAAACCAAGGATCAGGTTACATTTTTGGAGGTAACCCAATTCAATCTACAATTCCTTCTGAAAGAAGTAATTTACGTTGGGAAGATGTTGCTACTATAGAAGTAGGTGTAGATTTTGGTTTATTTGACAATAAATTTACAGGTTCTATTAACGCATTCCAGAAAAACTCTACAAATTTAATTTCTGATGCACCAGTTGCTGATGGTTCTAACTTTACAAACAGAGTTTTACAAAACATTGGTGATTTACAAGTAAATGGTCTTGAATTCTCTTTAAATGCAGATTTAGTAAGAACTGAAGACATGAACTGGAACTTTAACTTCAATGCTACTTATTTAGATAGAGAAATTAAAGAATTAGCTTTAGGTCAAGATATTACAGTTGGTGGTATTGCAGGTGGTACAGGAAACTTTATTCAATTATTTAGAGAAGGTTTTGCACCAAACTCATTCTATGTTTTCAAACAATTATATGATACTGCAGGTAACCCAATTGAGGGTGCTTATGCAGATTTAAATGGAGATGGAATTATAAATACACAAGACAGATACTTAAAAGGTAACCCTCAAGCAGATTTTACTTTTGGTTTTCAATCTAACTTCAATTATAAAAATTTCGATTTAGCCTTTAACTTAAGAGCAAGTGTTGGTAATTATGTTTACAACAATGTTAATTCAAGTTTAGCTCAATACGATTTATTACAAGACAATGCTGTATTAGGTAATATACCAACATCAGTTTTAGACACTAACTTTAACAGTACATCAGACGTTATTATTTCTGATTATTATTTAGAAAATGCTTCATTCTTAAGAATGGACAATATAACATTAGGATATACTTTTGATAGACCTATCAAAAAATTTGCATCAAATAGCATTCGTTTATGGGCTGGTATGCAAAATGTTTTTACAGTTACAAACTATTCTGGTTTAGATCCTGAATTAGCTGGTAATGGTATAGATAACACAAATTACCCTAGACCAAGAACATTCTTGGTAGGTGCAAATATTAAATTTTAA
- a CDS encoding LacI family DNA-binding transcriptional regulator gives MKQKITIKTIAKELGVSTSTVSKALKDSHEISKDTKDKIQAYANLYNYKPNHLALQLRNQKTKVIGVILPKIVHHFFSTVISGIEDGANKKGYNIMVCFSNESYKKEVETLKVLSNGSVDGIILSVAGETLENKDFNHFKGLVSEEIPFVLFDRVVDEILCDKVVVDDVGAGYKATQHLLENGRKNIALITTPNHVNVGALRRQGYEKALIENYIKTDKDIIVEVDEKLPLKPQIEKVFEKDIDGVFAVNEIYAANAMRVAKEKGKTVPKDISIIGFTDGLISEYSSPSITTIAQHGFTMGQQAVDLLIQRIENETTDFKPKKIVISSDLKLRESTKTL, from the coding sequence ATGAAGCAAAAAATTACCATAAAGACAATTGCAAAGGAATTAGGGGTGAGTACATCTACTGTGTCTAAGGCTTTAAAAGATAGTCATGAAATAAGTAAAGATACAAAAGATAAAATTCAGGCTTATGCTAATTTGTACAATTATAAACCCAATCATTTAGCGTTACAATTAAGAAATCAAAAAACGAAAGTTATCGGAGTAATTTTGCCTAAAATTGTTCACCATTTCTTTTCGACAGTTATTAGTGGTATAGAAGATGGAGCCAATAAAAAAGGCTATAATATTATGGTTTGTTTTTCTAACGAATCTTACAAAAAAGAAGTAGAAACTTTAAAGGTTTTGTCTAATGGAAGTGTAGATGGTATCATACTATCTGTTGCAGGTGAAACCTTAGAAAATAAAGATTTTAATCATTTTAAAGGCTTGGTCTCAGAAGAGATTCCGTTTGTTTTATTTGATAGAGTAGTAGATGAAATTTTATGTGATAAAGTAGTGGTTGACGATGTTGGTGCAGGTTATAAAGCTACCCAACACTTATTAGAAAATGGCAGAAAAAATATTGCTTTAATTACTACTCCAAATCATGTGAATGTAGGTGCTTTAAGAAGGCAAGGTTATGAGAAAGCATTGATTGAGAATTATATTAAAACTGACAAGGATATTATTGTGGAGGTTGATGAAAAGCTACCTTTAAAACCACAAATAGAAAAAGTGTTCGAAAAAGACATTGATGGTGTTTTTGCTGTAAATGAAATATATGCTGCAAATGCAATGAGAGTGGCTAAGGAGAAAGGTAAAACTGTACCTAAAGACATCTCTATAATTGGTTTTACAGATGGTTTAATTTCTGAATATTCTTCACCTTCAATTACTACCATTGCTCAACATGGATTTACTATGGGGCAACAAGCTGTAGATTTATTAATTCAACGAATTGAAAATGAAACCACAGATTTTAAACCGAAAAAAATAGTGATTTCAAGCGATTTGAAACTCAGAGAATCTACGAAAACGTTATAG
- a CDS encoding MFS transporter, with translation MQKRKLSFWQIWNMSFGFLGIQMGFALQNANASRILQIFGADVHELSWFWIIAPLMGLIVQPIIGHYSDKTWSKFGRRKPYFLVGAILASIGLILMPQADLFIAFLPALWVGAGMLMIMDASFNIAMEPFRALVGDNLRTDQRTLGFSVQTALIGFGAVVGSWLPYALTNWFGVSNETSSGVVPQNLIWSFVIGAVILMISILITIFTTKEYSPAELASFDENATTNIEIEEESSSLMDIFEDFKKMPTTMRQLSWVQFFSWFGLFGMWVFATPAIAQHIYGLPYTDSSSKTYQNAGDWVGILFGIYNLVSAFYAFALPFIAKKIGRKRTHSLSLIIGGLGLLSIYFMPNENWLIISMIGVGIAWASILAMPYAILAGSISAKKMGVYMGIFNFFIVIPQIINALIGGPLVKYAYNNQAIYALLISGISFLLAAALVYKVKDVDDVVKTN, from the coding sequence ATGCAAAAGCGTAAACTAAGCTTCTGGCAAATTTGGAACATGAGTTTCGGATTTCTAGGAATACAAATGGGCTTTGCCCTCCAAAATGCTAACGCCAGTAGAATTTTACAAATCTTTGGTGCAGATGTACATGAACTTTCTTGGTTTTGGATTATTGCTCCTTTAATGGGCTTAATAGTGCAACCAATAATTGGTCATTACAGTGATAAAACTTGGAGTAAATTCGGTAGAAGAAAACCATACTTTTTGGTTGGAGCAATTCTGGCTTCTATAGGTTTAATTTTAATGCCACAAGCAGATTTATTCATTGCGTTTTTACCAGCTTTATGGGTTGGTGCAGGAATGCTAATGATTATGGATGCTTCTTTCAATATTGCAATGGAGCCTTTTAGAGCGCTTGTTGGCGATAATTTACGAACAGATCAAAGAACTTTGGGATTTAGTGTACAGACTGCTTTAATTGGTTTTGGAGCTGTTGTTGGGTCTTGGTTACCTTATGCTCTTACAAATTGGTTTGGAGTGTCTAACGAAACTTCTTCTGGAGTTGTGCCACAAAATCTAATATGGTCTTTTGTAATTGGTGCTGTAATTTTAATGATATCAATTTTAATTACCATTTTTACAACTAAAGAATATTCACCAGCAGAATTGGCTAGTTTTGATGAAAATGCAACTACTAATATTGAAATAGAAGAAGAGAGTTCTAGTTTAATGGATATTTTTGAAGATTTCAAAAAAATGCCAACTACAATGCGTCAATTAAGTTGGGTGCAATTCTTTTCTTGGTTTGGCCTTTTTGGAATGTGGGTTTTTGCAACACCAGCAATAGCACAGCATATTTACGGTTTACCTTACACAGATAGCAGTAGCAAAACTTATCAAAATGCAGGAGATTGGGTTGGTATCCTTTTTGGAATTTACAACCTTGTATCTGCGTTTTATGCCTTTGCTTTACCATTTATTGCAAAGAAGATTGGTAGAAAAAGAACACATTCTCTATCTTTAATTATAGGAGGTTTAGGGCTTTTATCAATTTACTTTATGCCAAATGAAAACTGGCTAATTATTTCTATGATTGGAGTAGGTATTGCTTGGGCTAGTATTTTAGCTATGCCTTACGCAATTTTGGCAGGTTCAATATCTGCTAAGAAAATGGGAGTTTACATGGGGATTTTTAATTTCTTTATTGTAATTCCGCAAATTATTAACGCCTTAATTGGTGGTCCATTAGTAAAATACGCTTATAATAATCAAGCAATTTACGCGCTACTTATTAGCGGTATTAGTTTCTTATTAGCAGCAGCTTTAGTCTACAAAGTAAAAGATGTAGATGATGTAGTAAAAACAAATTAG
- the pgmB gene encoding beta-phosphoglucomutase has translation MKKGFIFDLDGVIVDTAKYHYLAWKKLANDLGFEFTKEQNELFKGVSRKRCLEILLEIGNREATQEEFDTWMIEKNIDYLKYIENMDASEILPDVPKVLEYLKENNIPIALGSASKNARPILDKVGLLPYFDAIVDGNNVTKAKPNPEVFLLAATQLNVKPEDCVVFEDAVAGIQAANAAKMLSIGIGDKNVLNEANHNFNDFTEMSIEFLKEIIEK, from the coding sequence ATGAAAAAAGGATTTATTTTCGATTTAGATGGTGTAATCGTAGACACTGCAAAATACCACTATTTGGCGTGGAAAAAATTAGCCAATGATTTAGGTTTCGAATTTACCAAAGAGCAAAACGAATTGTTTAAGGGCGTTAGTAGAAAACGTTGTTTAGAAATTTTATTAGAAATTGGTAATAGAGAAGCTACTCAAGAAGAATTTGATACTTGGATGATCGAAAAAAATATAGATTATTTAAAGTATATAGAAAATATGGATGCATCAGAAATTTTACCAGATGTACCTAAAGTATTAGAATACTTAAAAGAAAATAATATACCAATTGCCTTAGGTTCTGCAAGTAAAAATGCAAGACCTATTTTAGACAAAGTAGGCTTATTGCCTTATTTTGATGCAATTGTAGATGGTAATAATGTTACCAAAGCAAAACCAAACCCAGAAGTGTTTTTACTAGCTGCAACTCAATTGAATGTAAAACCAGAAGATTGTGTTGTATTTGAAGACGCAGTTGCTGGCATACAAGCAGCAAACGCAGCTAAAATGCTAAGTATTGGTATTGGAGATAAAAATGTGCTAAATGAAGCAAATCATAATTTTAATGATTTTACAGAAATGAGCATCGAATTTTTAAAAGAAATAATAGAAAAATAA
- a CDS encoding glycoside hydrolase family 65 protein — MNQDYIQPNAWSILEEGFNAERVKSSESLFSIGNGAMGQRANFEEKYTGPTFQGSYIAGVYYPDKTRVGWWKNGYPEYFAKVLNAPNWIGINVKINNEDLDLHTCKSVSKFKRELNMKEGWLARSFEAELQNGIKIKVDAKRFLSLELDEVGVISYNITLLNSDATITYTPYLDASITNEDTNWDDQFWDVLKVTQNNQQSFIEAKTMKTNFHTCTFMQSRLFINQEEVLIDCDNSQTEKEAFCNYTQEVKENQTFTIHKFGGYVVDRNHDKDALVSAAKKALDKAVSFGFEALLETQKNSWAKIWHTSDITIEGDVKAQQGIRFNIFQLNQTYLGTDASLNIGPKGFTGEKYGGSTYWDTEAYCIPFYMATKDQSVARTLLEYRYNHLEKAIENAEKLGFTNGAALYPMVTMNGEECHNEWEITFEEIHRNGAIAFAIYNYFRYTNDYSYIPEKGLEVLIGIARFWHQRVNFSMDKKKFVMLGVTGPNEYENNINNNWYTNYIAKWCIEYALENIETVKIDHISDYIRIKEKTNFTDEELTSWRNVAENMYFPYSEKHQVYLQQDGFLDKELITVEDLDKSQRPINQKWSWDRILRSPYIKQADTLQGFYMFEDHFSKEELERHFDFYEPFTVHESSLSPCVHSIQAAKLDRMDQAYTFYLRTSRLDLDDYNHEVEEGLHITSMAGTWMSIVEGFAGMRIVDNTLSFAPKIPKQWQSFSFKVNFRNQVIKVNVKQGETYFEVEGNSDVNILVNGEITKVSPNNLQTA, encoded by the coding sequence ATGAATCAAGATTATATACAACCAAATGCATGGTCTATTCTTGAAGAAGGATTTAATGCAGAAAGAGTAAAATCTTCAGAAAGCTTGTTCAGTATTGGAAATGGTGCAATGGGTCAGCGTGCAAATTTCGAAGAAAAATATACAGGACCAACGTTTCAAGGTAGTTATATTGCAGGAGTTTATTATCCAGATAAAACAAGAGTTGGTTGGTGGAAAAACGGATATCCAGAGTATTTTGCCAAAGTATTGAATGCACCAAATTGGATTGGTATCAATGTAAAGATTAATAATGAAGATTTAGATTTGCATACCTGTAAGTCTGTTTCAAAATTTAAGAGAGAACTCAACATGAAAGAAGGTTGGTTAGCTAGAAGTTTTGAAGCTGAACTACAAAATGGAATAAAAATTAAAGTTGATGCAAAACGTTTTCTAAGTTTAGAGTTAGATGAGGTTGGTGTAATTAGTTACAACATAACTTTATTAAATTCTGATGCTACAATTACATACACACCTTATTTAGATGCAAGCATTACTAATGAAGACACCAATTGGGATGACCAATTTTGGGATGTTTTAAAAGTAACTCAAAACAATCAACAATCATTCATAGAAGCAAAAACGATGAAAACTAATTTTCATACGTGTACTTTTATGCAATCAAGATTATTTATCAACCAAGAAGAAGTTTTAATTGATTGTGATAATTCTCAAACTGAAAAGGAAGCATTTTGTAATTATACACAAGAGGTTAAAGAAAATCAAACCTTTACAATCCATAAATTTGGAGGTTATGTTGTAGATAGAAATCATGATAAAGATGCATTAGTTTCAGCAGCAAAAAAAGCTTTAGATAAGGCAGTTAGTTTTGGTTTTGAAGCTTTGTTAGAAACTCAGAAAAATTCTTGGGCTAAAATTTGGCATACTTCAGATATTACTATTGAAGGCGATGTGAAAGCACAGCAAGGAATCCGTTTTAATATTTTTCAATTAAATCAAACTTATTTAGGTACAGATGCTTCTTTAAATATTGGGCCTAAAGGATTTACAGGAGAAAAATATGGAGGTAGTACCTATTGGGATACAGAAGCTTACTGTATACCATTTTATATGGCTACTAAAGACCAATCTGTGGCTAGAACATTATTAGAATACAGGTATAATCATTTAGAAAAAGCCATAGAAAATGCTGAGAAATTAGGTTTTACTAATGGTGCTGCATTATACCCAATGGTTACCATGAATGGTGAAGAATGCCATAATGAATGGGAGATTACCTTTGAAGAAATTCACAGAAATGGGGCTATCGCATTTGCCATTTATAATTATTTTAGATACACTAATGATTATTCTTATATTCCAGAAAAAGGATTAGAGGTTTTAATTGGTATTGCACGTTTCTGGCATCAAAGAGTAAACTTCTCTATGGATAAGAAGAAGTTTGTAATGTTAGGTGTTACAGGACCAAATGAGTACGAAAATAACATCAATAATAACTGGTATACAAATTATATTGCAAAGTGGTGTATAGAGTATGCTTTAGAAAATATAGAAACTGTAAAAATTGATCATATTTCTGATTATATCAGAATTAAAGAAAAAACCAATTTTACAGATGAAGAGCTAACTTCTTGGAGAAACGTTGCAGAGAATATGTACTTTCCTTACTCAGAAAAACACCAAGTATATCTTCAGCAAGATGGTTTCTTAGATAAAGAATTAATTACAGTAGAAGATTTAGATAAAAGTCAAAGACCTATAAACCAGAAATGGAGTTGGGATAGAATTTTACGCTCACCATACATCAAGCAAGCAGATACTTTGCAAGGTTTTTACATGTTCGAAGATCATTTTTCGAAAGAAGAATTAGAACGTCATTTTGATTTTTATGAACCTTTTACAGTTCACGAAAGTTCACTTTCACCTTGTGTTCACAGTATTCAGGCTGCTAAATTAGACAGAATGGATCAAGCCTATACTTTTTACTTAAGAACATCTCGTTTAGATTTAGACGATTATAATCACGAAGTAGAAGAAGGATTACATATAACTTCTATGGCTGGTACTTGGATGAGTATTGTAGAAGGTTTTGCTGGAATGCGAATTGTAGATAATACACTATCATTTGCACCAAAAATACCTAAACAATGGCAGTCATTTTCGTTTAAAGTAAACTTTAGAAATCAGGTTATTAAGGTAAACGTTAAGCAAGGAGAAACCTACTTTGAAGTTGAAGGTAATTCAGACGTAAATATTTTAGTAAATGGAGAGATTACTAAGGTATCACCAAATAACTTACAAACTGCATAA
- a CDS encoding sulfatase, with protein MKPIRNIFFLIVIIVLYSCINQENSKSVSEVSVFKKPNFLFIITDDHAYQALSAYDNKLINTPHIDRLANEGMLFKKAFVTNSICSPSRAVALTGKFSHLNSVRDNLDVFDTLQVTFPKLLQKNGYETAIYGKWHLKSKPKGFDFWEVLPDQGHYYHPNLLTKNGIKSTKGYVTDVITDRAINYLDSIRNIEKPFMLMYNHKAPHRQWWPSMHDLEDFKYRKIPVPETLFDDYKTKSKASFDAEMRISDHMALSADNKIDPKILKKLNYNEFLDWYESSYIERFNRLNADEQKQWKTVYGPINKEFEKLKPKSKALTLWKYQRYLEDYLGVIKSVDRNIGRVLDYLDKNNLAKNTMVIYTSDQGFFLGEHGWFDKRFMYEESFRTPLLIKFPNKIKPKSINYDLVQNIDFAPTILDVARVDIPKEMQGKSLVPLFKNNNSNWRDALYYHYYEYPGIHMVKRHYGVRTNRYKLIKFYYDVEAWEMYDLQEDPNEMKNIYGDSNYKEIQLELHKKLEELRVKYKDSDSLNQNFIESDLKRLKTL; from the coding sequence ATGAAACCCATCAGAAACATTTTTTTTCTCATTGTAATTATAGTTTTATATTCTTGCATCAATCAAGAAAATTCTAAAAGTGTTTCTGAAGTTTCAGTTTTTAAAAAACCGAATTTCTTATTTATCATTACAGATGATCATGCTTACCAAGCTTTAAGTGCTTATGACAATAAGTTAATTAACACACCTCATATAGATAGATTAGCTAATGAGGGGATGTTATTTAAAAAAGCATTTGTTACAAACTCAATCTGTTCTCCAAGCAGAGCAGTGGCTTTAACCGGCAAATTTAGCCACCTTAATAGTGTTAGAGACAATCTTGATGTTTTTGACACACTTCAAGTTACGTTCCCAAAATTGCTTCAAAAAAATGGTTATGAAACAGCTATTTATGGAAAATGGCATCTAAAGTCTAAACCAAAAGGTTTTGATTTTTGGGAAGTTTTACCTGATCAAGGTCATTATTATCATCCAAATTTATTAACTAAAAATGGAATAAAATCTACTAAAGGTTATGTAACAGATGTAATTACGGATAGAGCAATTAATTATTTAGATTCGATAAGAAATATAGAAAAACCTTTTATGTTAATGTATAATCATAAAGCTCCTCATAGACAATGGTGGCCTTCTATGCATGATTTAGAGGATTTTAAATATCGTAAAATTCCTGTTCCAGAAACACTTTTTGATGATTATAAAACAAAAAGTAAAGCCTCTTTTGATGCTGAAATGAGAATTTCTGATCATATGGCTTTAAGTGCTGACAATAAAATTGATCCTAAAATATTAAAGAAATTAAACTACAATGAATTTTTAGATTGGTACGAATCTAGTTATATAGAAAGATTTAATAGATTAAATGCTGACGAACAAAAACAATGGAAAACAGTTTACGGACCAATAAATAAAGAGTTTGAAAAACTTAAACCTAAAAGCAAGGCTTTAACACTTTGGAAATACCAAAGATATCTTGAAGATTATTTGGGAGTTATAAAAAGTGTTGATAGGAATATAGGTAGAGTTTTAGATTATTTAGATAAAAATAATTTAGCTAAAAACACAATGGTTATTTATACATCAGATCAAGGTTTTTTTCTTGGTGAACATGGCTGGTTTGATAAGCGTTTTATGTATGAAGAATCTTTTAGAACTCCACTTTTAATAAAGTTTCCAAATAAAATTAAACCAAAATCTATTAATTATGATTTAGTTCAGAATATAGATTTTGCACCAACAATATTAGATGTTGCTAGAGTTGATATACCAAAAGAAATGCAAGGTAAAAGTTTAGTGCCTTTGTTTAAAAATAACAACTCGAATTGGAGAGACGCTTTATACTACCATTATTACGAATATCCAGGAATTCATATGGTAAAAAGACATTATGGCGTAAGAACAAATAGATACAAACTCATCAAATTTTATTATGATGTTGAAGCATGGGAAATGTATGATTTACAAGAGGATCCAAATGAAATGAAAAATATATATGGAGATTCTAATTATAAAGAGATTCAATTAGAATTACATAAAAAGCTTGAAGAATTAAGAGTTAAATACAAAGATTCTGATAGTTTAAATCAGAATTTTATTGAAAGCGATTTAAAACGTTTAAAAACATTATAA